One genomic segment of Primulina tabacum isolate GXHZ01 chromosome 9, ASM2559414v2, whole genome shotgun sequence includes these proteins:
- the LOC142555900 gene encoding protein GID8 homolog — protein sequence MSLFWIVVGQIAEIQAMTTSKKVITRDEWEKRLSDVKVRKEDMNKLVMNFLVTEGYVEAAEKFRMESGTEPEIDLATITDRMAVKKAVQSGNVEDAIEKVNDLNPEILDTNPQLFFHLQQQRLIELIRNGKVEEALEFAQEELAPRGEENRGFLEELERTVALLAFEDVNNCPVGDLLDISQRLKTASEVNAAILTSQSHEKDPKLPSLLKMLTWVQNQLDEKVSYPRINDFSTAMLEDPAV from the exons ATGTCATTGTTCTGGATTGTTGTTGGGCAAATCGCTGAAATCCAAGCCATG ACTACATCAAAGAAAGTTATAACTAGGGATGAATGGGAGAAACGACTCAGTGATGTCAAGGTTAGAAAAGAGGATATGAACAAATTGGTGATGAACTTTCTGGTGACTGAGGGTTATGTGGAAGCTGCTGAAAAATTCCGGATGGAATCTGGGACTGAAC CAGAAATCGATCTTGCAACTATCACTGACCGCATGGCAGTGAAGAAGGCGGTGCAAAGTGGGAATGTGGAAGATGCTATTGAGAAAGTTAATGATTTGAACCCTGAG ATATTGGACACAAATCCCCAACTGTTTTTCCATCTCCAACAGCAACGGTTGATAGAATTGATCCGTAATGGAAAGGTGGAAGAGGCTTTAGAGTTTGCTCAAGAGGAACTTGCTCCGAGGGGGGAGGAAAAT CGAGGCTTTCTAGAAGAATTGGAGAGAACTGTTGCGTTGCTTGCTTTTGAAGATGTCAACAACTGCCCCGTGGGTGACCTGTTAGATATATCACAGCGTCTCAAGACTGCTAGTGAGGTGAATGCAGCCATCCTTACCAGCCAAAGCCATGAAAAAG ATCCAAAGCTTCCAAGCTTATTGAAAATGCTGACATGGGTGCAAAACCAGCTAGACGAGAAAGTTTCTTATCCTCGAATCAATGATTTTTCTACAGCTATGCTTGAAGATCCTGCTGTGTGA
- the LOC142555901 gene encoding putative lipid phosphate phosphatase beta — protein MANQDSIMTTSEPPPAPPRATLLRVVLDLDAAVSLHVYTFFHPMIPFPLLKSLEFSGDGRLFFPVILSLLLTRTTTNLLLLNLLLGSFLDLLLIGLLKHLIQRPRPVYNKNMFLSFAVDHWSFPSGHSSRVSFIATIFYFYSDLVRQVLVALSKFDAEAVFVKYFVVIVGLWAAITSVSRVLLGRHFVLDVVIGACLGVAEGTFVVRVFNYEKLSSLFR, from the coding sequence ATGGCAAATCAAGATTCAATCATGACGACATCAGAACCACCACCGGCACCTCCACGCGCCACCCTCCTCCGCGTTGTGCTTGACCTCGACGCCGCCGTATCCCTCCACGTCTACACCTTCTTCCATCCAATGATCCCCTTCCCACTCCTCAAATCCCTAGAATTTTCCGGCGACGGTCGTCTCTTCTTCCCCGTCATTCTTTCTCTCCTCCTCACCAGAACCACCACCAATCTCCTTCTATTAAACCTTTTACTTGGATCCTTTTTAGACCTTCTCCTAATCGGCCTCCTGAAGCACCTCATCCAGCGCCCGCGCCCTGTATACAACAAGAACATGTTCCTTTCTTTTGCAGTTGACCATTGGTCTTTTCCCAGTGGCCACTCCTCTCGAGTCTCGTTCATCGCCaccatattttatttttattccgATCTCGTGAGACAAGTTTTGGTTGCCCTTTCGAAATTCGACGCCGAGGCTGTGTTTGTGAAGTATTTCGTGGTGATTGTGGGGTTATGGGCTGCAATTACGTCTGTTTCTAGAGTTCTTCTCGGCCGGCATTTCGTCCTCGACGTAGTTATTGGTGCGTGTTTGGGTGTTGCTGAAGGGACCTTTGTTGTTCGGGTCTTTAACTACGAGAAATTGAGCTCCTTATTTAGATGA